From one Danio rerio strain Tuebingen ecotype United States chromosome 19, GRCz12tu, whole genome shotgun sequence genomic stretch:
- the LOC100500933 gene encoding naked cuticle-like protein 3 isoform X4, which translates to MGKLQSKHAYKRRENPEGDAFKEVACSEELDRNKQDLCVREAEEDHLSDHYCSLQVTLPPQRLLETSESLHSCPENGRQHPQKDTVRRSGKTDEKECNVSITDENQQEWMITLYDLDIFGIAAPAFSVTWSIRNHSNMINSFIHFLVGLVPLLIWGRHSGMNHQLIQHTFYRAHTNSTQKCQLTQPRLKPATFFL; encoded by the exons ATGGGAAAGCTGCAATCCAAACATG CATATAAACGGAGAGAAAACCCTGAAG GAGATGCTTTTAAGGAGGTTGCCTGTAGTGAGGAATTGGACAGAAACAAGCAg GATCTGTGTGTTAGAGAAGCAGAAGAGGATCATCTGTCAGATCATTACTGTTCCCTGCAGG TAACTCTTCCACCACAGAGATTATTGGAGACTTCTGAATCTTTGCATTCTTGTCCTGAAAATGGGCGACAGCATCCGCAGAAAGACACAGTGAGGAGAAGTGGGAAGACTGAT GAAAAGGAGTGTAATGTGTCCATCACGGATGAAAATCAGCAAGAGTGGATGATTACACTGTATGATTTGGACATTTTTGGCATTGCTGCTCCAGCCTTTAGTGTCACATGGTCCataagaaatcattctaatatgatcaattcattcattcattttcttgtcggcttagtccctttattaatctggggtcgccacagcggaatgaaccaccaacttatccagcatacgttttacagagcacatacaaactccacacagaaatgccaactgacccagccgaggctcaaaccagcaaccttcttcctgtga